The following coding sequences lie in one Patescibacteria group bacterium genomic window:
- a CDS encoding nucleoside-diphosphate kinase: protein MNHPKTERTFVIIKPDGVQRTLLGEIIERYERTGLKLVAMKFGMGDEKVFWKHYNKDDAWFLKKGTKIYEDKKSSGQTVDKEPIEYGKAIIGQLVKFMTSGPVVMLVWEGNQAVAVVKKITGSTEPSTSDVGTIRGDLTTDSYGISAVDDRAVRNLIHCSDSVEEAQREIGLWFKESEILKYRLVQEGILYDVNLDGIME, encoded by the coding sequence ATGAACCACCCAAAAACCGAAAGAACCTTTGTCATTATCAAGCCCGATGGAGTCCAAAGAACCTTACTCGGCGAGATTATTGAACGATATGAACGCACAGGGCTCAAACTCGTAGCAATGAAATTTGGCATGGGGGATGAAAAAGTTTTTTGGAAACACTATAACAAAGATGATGCCTGGTTTTTGAAAAAGGGAACAAAAATTTACGAAGACAAGAAAAGTTCTGGTCAAACGGTGGATAAAGAGCCGATTGAGTATGGAAAAGCGATCATCGGCCAATTGGTGAAATTTATGACCTCTGGTCCTGTAGTGATGCTTGTCTGGGAAGGTAATCAGGCCGTAGCAGTAGTTAAAAAAATTACTGGTAGTACCGAACCTTCAACCTCTGATGTTGGAACCATCCGCGGTGATCTCACAACTGACTCCTATGGAATTTCAGCGGTTGACGATCGCGCTGTCAGAAACTTAATTCATTGTTCAGATTCAGTAGAAGAAGCTCAGCGTGAAATTGGATTGTGGTTTAAAGAAAGTGAAATTTTGAAATACCGTTTGGTGCAAGAAGGAATTTTGTACGATGTCAATTTGGACGGAATTATGGAATGA
- a CDS encoding MBL fold metallo-hydrolase, which yields MSQKSQLSFFGGVGSVTGANFLLEVGGSPDAEAVRGADQKHRLKILVDCGMVQGSNFADEENQSSFPYEPSSIDFLLVTHAHIDHIGRIPKLVRDGFRGKIYSTPETHAITELMFNDALKLIEEECRRKGTLPLYEQKDVSAALRLWGNIPYHQNFSLSENVSVYLKDAGHILGSSMYEISFLNEAGEKRKIVFTGDLGNTPTPILRDTETITDADYMVMESVYGDRNHEDQTSRRRHLKDIITESVQRKGTLIIPIFSLEKTQVLLYEFHELEEAHEIPIVPVYLDSPLAIEVTKVYQSMKENWNVAAMAEHDIFKFPRLKYTPHSEESKAILHAPAPKIILAGSGMSHGGRILHHEVNYLPGAENTILFVGYQAAGSLGRIIQDGAREVHINGQKIAVRAHVENISGYSSHKDSDHLIEFAANTAQTVKKVFVVMGEPKSANFLVQRLRDYAGISAIHPEQGETVELE from the coding sequence ATGTCTCAAAAATCTCAACTTAGTTTTTTCGGGGGAGTGGGAAGTGTAACGGGCGCTAATTTTCTCTTAGAAGTCGGGGGTAGCCCCGATGCCGAGGCGGTTCGGGGAGCCGATCAGAAGCATCGGCTAAAAATTTTGGTAGATTGTGGCATGGTCCAAGGATCAAATTTTGCTGATGAGGAAAATCAGAGTTCTTTTCCGTATGAGCCTAGCTCGATTGATTTTTTGTTGGTAACGCATGCTCACATTGATCACATTGGTAGAATTCCCAAACTTGTGCGAGATGGTTTTCGCGGGAAGATTTACAGTACACCCGAAACCCACGCCATTACTGAACTTATGTTCAACGATGCTTTAAAGCTGATTGAGGAGGAATGCAGGAGGAAGGGTACGCTTCCACTTTACGAGCAAAAAGACGTTTCAGCAGCTCTCAGACTTTGGGGGAATATTCCGTACCACCAAAATTTTTCACTTTCGGAAAACGTTAGTGTGTATTTAAAAGATGCCGGGCATATTTTGGGTTCTTCTATGTACGAAATTTCTTTTTTGAATGAAGCTGGAGAAAAAAGAAAAATTGTTTTCACGGGGGACTTGGGTAATACTCCAACTCCCATTTTGCGTGACACCGAAACAATTACTGATGCTGACTATATGGTGATGGAGAGTGTGTACGGAGATCGCAATCACGAAGATCAAACTTCTCGCCGCAGACACCTCAAAGATATTATTACCGAGTCAGTGCAACGAAAGGGAACCCTCATTATTCCAATTTTTTCGCTTGAAAAAACTCAAGTTCTTTTATATGAATTTCACGAACTCGAAGAGGCGCACGAAATCCCGATTGTTCCTGTGTATTTAGATTCTCCGTTGGCGATTGAAGTAACAAAAGTCTACCAATCAATGAAAGAGAATTGGAATGTAGCCGCTATGGCAGAACATGATATTTTTAAATTTCCCAGACTAAAGTACACGCCACACTCTGAAGAATCAAAAGCCATTCTTCACGCCCCAGCTCCGAAAATTATCCTCGCTGGTTCGGGTATGTCCCACGGTGGACGAATTTTGCATCATGAAGTTAATTATTTACCTGGTGCGGAAAACACTATTTTATTTGTTGGCTATCAAGCTGCGGGCAGTCTTGGTCGGATCATTCAAGACGGCGCAAGGGAGGTTCATATTAATGGCCAAAAAATTGCGGTGCGCGCCCACGTTGAAAATATCTCTGGCTACTCTTCGCACAAAGACTCTGACCATTTGATTGAATTTGCCGCGAATACCGCTCAAACCGTGAAAAAAGTTTTTGTGGTAATGGGGGAGCCAAAGTCCGCTAATTTTCTAGTTCAGCGTTTACGTGATTATGCTGGTATCAGTGCCATACATCCGGAGCAAGGGGAAACTGTTGAGTTGGAATAA